A stretch of Lactuca sativa cultivar Salinas chromosome 6, Lsat_Salinas_v11, whole genome shotgun sequence DNA encodes these proteins:
- the LOC111879740 gene encoding histone H2B — MAPKAAAEKKPAVAAEKKPRTEKKLPKDASAAGADKKKKRNKKSVETYKIYIFKVLKQVHPNIRISSKVMGIMNSFINDIFEKLAQEASKLARYNKKNTLSSREIQTAVILVLPGVLAKHVVFEGTKAVTEFTSS, encoded by the coding sequence ATGGCACCAAAGGCAGCAGCGGAGAAGAAGCCTGCAGTGGCGGCAGAGAAGAAGCCCAGAACCGAGAAGAAGCTCCCTAAGGACGCATCGGCCGCCGGAgcagacaagaagaagaagagaaacaAGAAGTCGGTGGAGACGTACAAGATCTACATCTTCAAGGTTCTGAAACAAGTTCATCCTAATATCAGAATCTCAAGCAAGGTAATGGGGATCATGAACTCGTTCATCAATGACATTTTCGAGAAATTGGCTCAGGAAGCATCGAAACTCGCAAGGTATAACAAGAAGAATACTTTATCTTCCAGGGAAATCCAAACCGCTGTTATACTTGTTCTTCCTGGTGTGTTGGCTAAACATGTTGTTTTTGAAGGTACCAAGGCTGTCACCGAGTTTACAAGCTCTTAG